The following are encoded together in the Bradyrhizobium algeriense genome:
- a CDS encoding peptidoglycan-binding protein produces MALGAWYMGSRIQSPAEMAARTAAPEPSAILVPVESRVLSSDVVTRGTVRFGLPQPISIAPSTVKGGVGLISSLPRPNTNFGEGEVILSASGRPVFVLSGAAPAFRDMAPGTSGGDVRQLEEALARLGFDPGTVDGNYDQKTSAAVERMYKKAGWDPYAPTREQRAAVAALEREWSDASRAQLAAEATRETAVRAVAAARATAEQNTRQASLDSAARVGDNRQLADARAGKSLALEAERARAAHSATAASADVATQVADRALIVLDPRQTETARAAAEAKLKVARAAQRKAKLEADLAIQTAAREAALAEERIRVAEGAVKAARLEGERSVRAALEQQTLAEFDVQVASERAGRLERELAAARAKLGVQVPADEVVFIPSLPVRVHEVTAAVAANASGPVMSVTDNQLSIDSQLPLEAAPLVKPGMKVAIDEQALGIKATGTVETVANTPGTRGVDGYHFYLGVKVETTPVLLAGFSVRLTIPIETSKGAVTAVPTSAVSLAADGTSRVLVDRGGKQEYVTVQPGLSTGGYVEVNAGDGQLVPGQLVVVGYKAAEPAAVK; encoded by the coding sequence ATGGCGCTTGGCGCCTGGTACATGGGCTCCAGGATCCAGTCGCCGGCAGAAATGGCGGCGCGCACCGCAGCGCCCGAGCCATCCGCGATCCTTGTGCCCGTGGAGTCGCGTGTACTGAGTTCCGATGTGGTCACCCGCGGCACGGTCCGCTTCGGACTGCCGCAGCCGATTTCGATCGCGCCTTCGACGGTCAAGGGCGGCGTCGGGCTGATCTCGTCGCTGCCCCGACCCAATACGAACTTTGGGGAAGGTGAGGTGATTCTATCCGCATCCGGCCGTCCGGTCTTTGTCCTCAGCGGCGCTGCACCGGCTTTTCGCGACATGGCGCCCGGAACCAGCGGCGGCGACGTCCGCCAGCTCGAAGAAGCCTTGGCCCGTCTTGGCTTCGATCCGGGCACAGTCGATGGCAATTACGATCAGAAGACATCTGCCGCGGTCGAGCGCATGTATAAAAAGGCCGGGTGGGATCCGTACGCACCGACGCGCGAACAGCGCGCTGCCGTCGCGGCGCTCGAGCGAGAGTGGTCGGATGCCTCGCGCGCCCAGCTCGCGGCTGAGGCCACGCGCGAAACAGCGGTGCGAGCGGTCGCCGCCGCCCGGGCCACCGCGGAGCAGAATACGCGCCAGGCTTCTCTCGACAGCGCGGCACGCGTTGGCGACAACCGCCAGCTGGCGGACGCGCGCGCCGGAAAATCGCTTGCGCTCGAAGCCGAACGCGCGCGGGCCGCACATTCGGCGACCGCGGCCAGTGCCGACGTCGCCACGCAAGTCGCCGATCGTGCCTTGATCGTTCTCGATCCGCGCCAGACCGAAACAGCGCGTGCTGCAGCCGAGGCCAAGCTCAAAGTGGCGCGTGCCGCGCAGCGTAAGGCGAAACTGGAAGCCGATCTGGCGATTCAGACCGCGGCGCGCGAGGCCGCGCTGGCCGAGGAACGGATCCGGGTTGCCGAGGGAGCCGTGAAGGCGGCCCGCCTGGAAGGCGAACGCAGCGTGCGCGCGGCGCTGGAACAGCAAACGCTCGCCGAGTTCGACGTGCAGGTCGCAAGCGAACGAGCAGGGCGGCTGGAACGCGAACTCGCGGCGGCGCGCGCGAAGCTCGGCGTGCAGGTGCCCGCGGACGAGGTCGTATTCATTCCGTCGCTTCCGGTCCGCGTCCACGAGGTGACCGCTGCGGTCGCAGCCAATGCTTCCGGGCCGGTCATGAGTGTAACCGACAACCAGCTTAGCATCGACTCGCAGCTGCCACTTGAAGCCGCGCCGTTGGTGAAGCCCGGGATGAAAGTTGCGATCGACGAGCAGGCGCTCGGGATCAAGGCAACTGGCACCGTTGAGACGGTCGCGAACACACCCGGTACGCGCGGCGTGGACGGCTACCATTTCTATCTTGGCGTCAAGGTGGAGACCACGCCGGTGCTGCTGGCAGGGTTTTCGGTCCGTCTGACAATCCCGATCGAAACGTCGAAAGGCGCGGTCACCGCGGTGCCGACCAGCGCGGTGTCGCTTGCCGCCGACGGAACTTCGCGCGTGCTGGTCGATCGTGGCGGCAAACAGGAATACGTCACGGTACAACCGGGGCTTTCAACCGGTGGCTATGTGGAGGTGAACGCCGGCGATGGACAACTCGTCCCCGGCCAACTCGTGGTGGTGGGCTACAAGGCAGCGGAGCCAGCGGCAGTGAAATGA
- a CDS encoding PepSY domain-containing protein: MKRTIHWGLLASLLAAPAVVVVQAQQPGPSKERAPPAAKITEEQAKKIALERIPGEVTDVAIEKKRGKNVYVIEIQSPEQGEKDVFVDIETGKIIGTD, translated from the coding sequence ATGAAGAGGACGATCCACTGGGGCCTGCTCGCCAGTCTTCTTGCTGCGCCAGCCGTGGTCGTCGTGCAGGCGCAGCAGCCGGGCCCTTCGAAAGAGCGTGCGCCGCCTGCGGCAAAGATCACGGAAGAACAGGCGAAGAAGATTGCGCTTGAGCGCATCCCCGGCGAAGTCACCGACGTGGCGATCGAGAAAAAGCGCGGCAAGAATGTCTACGTGATCGAGATTCAATCACCGGAGCAGGGCGAGAAGGACGTCTTCGTCGACATCGAAACCGGAAAGATTATCGGGACGGACTGA
- a CDS encoding PepSY domain-containing protein: MKTASGPSGRLARWRAALMAGTVLMTAGFVLSGGAVAGDIKDEPRFKSGKDYSSLKDWNLKAENIVPHGVNPLYYPIVPGHKHVHERPDHPDGKYRKETVVLDSTEDFDLPGIGKFKTAIVQEEEYMDGVLTQRALNWFALDKTTNSVYAFGEVSWEINEEGKPVFEGTWRAGDLDGDGVAEPGLLMPGTFTVGGRYIFDGGQNQAYGGAENMEGGIEITVPAGTFKNCVRVREQGLINLKDITDKIWCPVVGVVLDTSDGKLIASAALPKDNPASDVSSVGKLRDKPLKYTPPVAKVSGDQATKIALAEIPGKATSVKIERKKGKNVYVVEIQTPKDGEKDVFVDIESGKIVGTD; the protein is encoded by the coding sequence ATGAAGACGGCAAGCGGGCCATCTGGCCGGCTGGCCAGGTGGCGTGCCGCGCTCATGGCGGGCACCGTTCTGATGACGGCCGGGTTCGTGCTCTCTGGTGGCGCGGTCGCGGGCGACATCAAAGACGAACCGCGCTTCAAGAGCGGCAAGGATTACTCGTCGCTGAAGGACTGGAATCTGAAAGCCGAGAACATCGTCCCGCACGGGGTCAACCCGCTCTATTACCCGATCGTGCCGGGCCACAAGCACGTGCATGAGCGGCCAGATCACCCGGACGGCAAATATCGCAAGGAGACCGTGGTCCTCGATAGCACCGAGGATTTCGACCTTCCCGGCATCGGCAAATTCAAGACCGCGATTGTGCAGGAAGAAGAATACATGGATGGCGTCCTGACACAGCGCGCGCTCAACTGGTTCGCGCTCGATAAGACCACCAACAGCGTTTATGCCTTCGGCGAGGTGAGTTGGGAAATCAACGAGGAAGGCAAACCGGTCTTCGAAGGCACATGGCGGGCGGGCGATCTCGACGGCGACGGCGTCGCCGAACCGGGTCTGTTGATGCCCGGCACGTTCACGGTTGGCGGCCGCTATATATTCGACGGCGGCCAGAACCAGGCCTATGGCGGCGCCGAGAACATGGAAGGCGGCATCGAAATCACGGTTCCGGCGGGGACGTTCAAGAACTGCGTCCGGGTTCGCGAGCAGGGTCTAATCAACCTGAAAGACATCACCGACAAGATCTGGTGTCCGGTGGTCGGCGTCGTGCTCGACACGTCCGACGGCAAGCTCATCGCTTCCGCCGCGCTGCCGAAGGACAACCCGGCCTCGGACGTTTCAAGCGTCGGGAAGCTGCGCGACAAGCCATTGAAGTATACGCCGCCCGTGGCGAAGGTCTCGGGAGACCAGGCGACGAAGATCGCGCTCGCGGAGATCCCCGGCAAGGCCACGTCCGTGAAGATCGAGCGAAAGAAAGGCAAGAATGTCTATGTGGTCGAGATCCAGACGCCGAAGGATGGCGAGAAGGATGTCTTTGTCGACATCGAGTCCGGAAAGATCGTCGGAACGGACTGA